The sequence CCCGCTGCCCCAGCGTTAAACCCTGGCGTAACGGAATACGGATAAATCGTCGGATTGAATATCCGGCGTTTTACCGGCGATGATATCGGCCAGCAGTTGTCCCGAACCGCAGGCCATCGTCCATCCCAAGGTGCCGTGCCCGGTATTCAGGAACAGGTTTTTCAGCGGTGAGCGTCCGACCAGCGGCGTACCGTCCGGCGTCATCGGACGTAACCCGCTCCAGAAGGTCGCCTGCTCGACCGGCCCGACGTGCGGGTAAAGATCGCGCACCACCATCTCCAGCGTTTTACGCCGTTTGGCATTCAACCCGGTATCAAAACAGACGATTTCCGCCATGCCGCCCACGCGGATTCGTCGATCGAAACGCGTGATGGCGACCTTATAGGTCTCGTCCAGCACGGTGGAAACCGGCGCGGCGGCCTCATCGAGCAGCGGTATGGTCAGGGAATAGCCTTTCAGCGGATAGACCGGAATAGAGAACCATTCGCGCAACAGCCCAGTCGAATACGAGCCGCAGGCCATGACGTAAGCGTCCGCGATCAACGCCTCGCCGTCACATTGCACGCCGGCGACCTGCGTCCCCGCCACCTGCAAATCACGGACGGCCAGACCGAACCTGAATACCACGCCGGCATCCGCCGCCATTCTGGCCAGACGGCGGGTGAATAACTGACAATCCCCGGTTTCGTCATGGGGCAAACGTAAACCGCCGGTAAGCTTATCAGTGACGTTCGCCAGCGCCGGTTCAATGGAGGACAGCTGCAGGTTATTCAGCAGTTGGTACGGCACGCCCGCCTCTTTTAACACCGCGATATCGCGCATCGCATTTTCATACTGCTGCGCAGTGCGGAACAGTTGCAGCGTACCGCCCTGCCGGCCCTCATATTGGATATTGGTTTTCTGGCGCAGCGCCCGCAGGCAATCCCGGCTGTATTCGGCCAGCCGTACCATGCGGGCCTTATTGACCTGGTAATGACGGCTGTCGCAATTCAGCAGCATCTGCCACATCCAGCGCAGTTGTTCAGCCGAAAAGTCGGGCCGGATAGCCAGCGGCGCATGGCGCTGAAACAGCCATTTAACGGCCTTCAGCGGTATGCCGGGCGCCGCCCAGGGAGCGGAATAGCCCGGCGAGATCTGTCCGGCGTTTCCGGCGCTGGTTTCAAGCGCCGGCTCCGCCTGCCTATCGACGACGGTCACTTCATGTCCGGCCTGCGCCAGATACCAGGCGGTACTCACGCCAATAACACCACTCCCTAGAATGACAACCCGCATCTTTACTTATCTCCGTCCATTACGCTTACTTGCCATGTAATATGCTGGATAATTAGCTATCTATTGGAATAAAAGGCTACTCTAGCATTTAGGTAAAAATTGTCATCATGTGCAGATATAGCATTTATCTATTGTTCGTTGCCGTCGCAGGCAGCATATTATACCGGCTGACTCGGTGAATATTTTCTGCCAACCTGCCGTTTTTACGTCACTTTTATCAGATTGAGCTAAGATTAATTATGTCTGTGCGATATTGTGCAGGCGATCATGCAAGGGGCGCGCTGATGGCTATATCGACTGATAACCCGGTAAAAAAACCTAATCGCCTGGATGATGGGCCAGACTGGTCGTTTGAGCTATTGCAGGTCTATCTTGATGAGATAGATCGGGTAGCGAAACTCTATCGTCTGGATACTTACCCCCATCAAATCGAAGTAATCACCTCCGAGCA comes from Brenneria nigrifluens DSM 30175 = ATCC 13028 and encodes:
- a CDS encoding D-amino acid dehydrogenase — encoded protein: MRVVILGSGVIGVSTAWYLAQAGHEVTVVDRQAEPALETSAGNAGQISPGYSAPWAAPGIPLKAVKWLFQRHAPLAIRPDFSAEQLRWMWQMLLNCDSRHYQVNKARMVRLAEYSRDCLRALRQKTNIQYEGRQGGTLQLFRTAQQYENAMRDIAVLKEAGVPYQLLNNLQLSSIEPALANVTDKLTGGLRLPHDETGDCQLFTRRLARMAADAGVVFRFGLAVRDLQVAGTQVAGVQCDGEALIADAYVMACGSYSTGLLREWFSIPVYPLKGYSLTIPLLDEAAAPVSTVLDETYKVAITRFDRRIRVGGMAEIVCFDTGLNAKRRKTLEMVVRDLYPHVGPVEQATFWSGLRPMTPDGTPLVGRSPLKNLFLNTGHGTLGWTMACGSGQLLADIIAGKTPDIQSDDLSVFRYARV